The DNA sequence caaaatttagtttaaaaaataaaagtcatTTTGTATTTAAGTTATAAATactatttatctttatatattttggacaaaaaaatttatgtgtcatattttaaaatatgaaaattattttttgtatttttaattaataaaaaattttatttatttttaaattaaaaaatcaagaATTTATTTAtcgtttttttttaaattatgtgATGAGTAGTCTAAATgccaataataaatattttctataaGTACTCTCAAtaatcttattattattattattattattaattttttatttactttgtcCAAGAAGAATCAACAATTCATACATAATAATCTTATTATTGAGAGTATTTAAAGAGGGTACTTTTTTTATTGGCATTTAGACTCATCACTTAATTTTtagagaaaataataatttaatttaaatagtaGGAATTAAACCAATATTTTATCCATctttaaatttaaacttttatatGTACACACAggtaaacataaaaataaaaatctaaaactaatttttttttgtcaataatcaaccaatatttatttatttcttttaaaattttatttctcttaaCCTTTGTCTATCAGCATTTTGATTATGTGTACGAGGAGAATTCGAACAAATTGGAGGGGGAGAGAGATAAGGAGTGGCCCATTTTGTGTTCAGCTCCATTGAAGTTCCCATTTCGCATGTGTCAGTCACAAATTGCTTCATTTCATGGGTGACATACTTGACTTGTTCCATTTCGTAGCTGCTTTCTTTGGAGTGATTTTTCTAATGTGTACAGTACCTTCTCATCTATTTCGTGTTCACCTCACTTGAAATGGAAGCTAATTCCATTTTGTTGATGCTTCATATGAAATGGCCATGTGTAATTCAGGAACACTTTTAAACTATGCGTATTatggaaaataatatttttcttatgcgtatataaataaaaaagcctatagataaaaaaaaagttactgaATTCTAAACAGATGATAGATTGATTGCTTTTTAAAAGGCTCCATCAGGTTCAAATCTCAACTAAGATTAGAATGTGGTTTAACCGTTTAAGATTTTTGTAGTGTGGGTGATTGTGTGTATAAATAgtgtaataataaaaaaagtttgatcaacaagaaaaaaaatgatattataCTGTAAATTACAATAATTTACTATATATTAGAATAAGGTATTCATgtacttatatttttttctatcttctcaaCCATTATTGGATTCAATAGATATTTAACCACTTGCggaatttataaattttatacatCGGCCAACTTCTAATTTTCTATTTTGCTTCAAAATTTGCTAACTAAAGGTTATTtgacgaaaaaaaaaaaggaaaacacTTTTAAGATGGGTTGAAATATCATTTTTAGTGCTGCATAAAGCAAACTGTTTTCCAAGCTATAATCCTACATATGAGCATTTAATTAAGAAAGACTAACACTATAcgtataaattttttgttaattaaatctaattaaattgatctaatataaataaaaatcattCTCATCACTCTCACTCACCCAAGTTTTATTGCTCGACGTGGTAgaatttagttttaaaagaaTTTGTAAGTGACGATAACACAAAAAGACTGGTGTAGAGACAATTCAAGATCCCTTTCACATGCAATTGCATAAGCATAATTGTATTGCTTGCACCTTCAATTCCAATTcatataaatttcttttttttgttttattattttattttatcctcATGGACCTTCCTGTACTCTTCAACTTATATATATGTAACTTGTCGTCTATGAGGGCTATAATTTGTATATTAGATTATGTCATTGAAAGCACTTAATAGTTTCTTTAATTTAGTTATCTAATTGTTATGtttatgtctttttttttcCCATCCATTCTAGAGGATGTCATAAGATCTATgaaaaatcattcttcaaactTTGAAACATGCCTCAATGAGCATACTTGTAGCATAAACTTTTTTCACAAGTTGCATTTCTAAAATGATATCTTATATATGCGCATGCATTTACGGATTTATATCAATTTCcatgaaatatatatatgttttttatttCCATCATGCACGAAGAAGAGGATAAGAGCGAGGGTGATGTTCCACTTGCTAGTCTATCTATCATAGATAGCAAAACCAGTACTAACCAATTAATGTCCTCCCAACTAGCTCAATAATTGGCTTATAATATATTCTTATCCTTTTTGAATAATgggagtttttttttttttatcattatttatCATATATGCAGTTTTTGAGTGCTCCAATTTATCTGGTTTGCTGGTTCcaaacaagaagaaaagttgcATTTATTTAAGCTCCAAAAGATATTAGGAAATTATTTTCTCTCAAACTAGACAGAGTGCTTTAATAATTCATATTATATAACATGAAGACTAAAATTGAACAACTACTTCACTGTATACTCATCAGCAAAAAACTTATGATATGTTATCTTCAgatataaaatagaatttttgtaCAAAAATCACAATATAATAATGATTCTTATTTCACAACCGGAAACTCAGTTGTTTTTTACATAGAAAATCATCATTGGTTGTAGAAACTCCAAAAGGAGTTTTAATGTGTTCAAATCTTTCTGATAGAAACAAGGTTTGCAAATTTCTTAGCTCTGTTGAAACCCTCACTTGTGCTATGAATATTGCCTTCACAGGCCTGTGGTCTGATAGTTTTGACTCACTTCTATTGTACACAAGTTGCTTTAAACCATTTCCATACCACACTATTCGGTCACACCTAAATTAACAACAAACAATTAATTCAATTTGTTAACTATTATTCTATATCAATCTAAATAGTTTTGACAATTTTTGTGTCTTACCATGCTGGTGCTCTCTTCTTTTCTGCTTTTTTCCCATGATAACAACATCCATAATACATATCTGAATTTGGAAAATACTTGTATGTTGGAGCAAATTTGATTGGCCCTTCATGCCACCCTCTTAACATGTTTCCGTTCTCTAGCTCCATCATTAGCTTCATTAGTTTTATTGCGTCCATGCATCCCACTAATACAAGTTAGataaaaaacaagaaagaaaataatattcCTAGAAGATTTTccaaagagtaaagtatcgtttttgtcctcaACGTTTGGGGCAAATtctatttgtgtccctaacgtttaaatcgtcctatttgtattcctaacgtttataaaagtgatttaATGTTATCCTACTATCAATTATACCAACAAAtcatattatatttttcaattattttcacTCGGATGTATTTATTATCAATTAGGTCTCACTTGGATGTcttcgattttaatattatatccactatttgtgtttagattcaattatgtccttagaaaagtgaattatgtaaatgttgtaagaattagtttcaacttttgatgagcTATTTTTCGGAGTGGATCATCGATTCCATCCCAgacatttgtattctaacttcaagaagagatttttaaaacttaaactAAAACGTTCATGATGTGTAATTGAcggcaggataacattgaatcacttttacaaacgtTAGAATACAAATAgaacgatttaaacgttagggacacaaatagaATTTGTCCcagttggggacaaaaacgatactttactcttttcCAAGTTATATTCAAAGTTCAAACCTTAATAAGATACCTGATCATTTTGTAATAAGGAATCCCAGTCTCCTTTTTCAACAAGTAACCGTGTTGATTCTTCTGGTAGAGAAATTCTATAATTTAGATCTCCTAACAATACTACATGGCTGCACATAAAAGACAAAACTGTGTGTTAGGTGGTAGGACCTAAAAATTAATACAACATTGTTATTCTCTAATTTATCTAAATAAATATGCAAGAAGCAGGGGAATAGTTAATTAACTTGACCATTCAGTGATTACTAAGAAGAAGTCAACTATATTTAATAACTAATCCACTTGGGTATTACTAATTCTGTAGCTGCAAATGGTTTTTAACTCTCATTTTTTACAATGTTAGTTCTAATTTGTTTGGCTTAGTTTGCAACTTTTCTTCTGTTTGATTAATATTGGTTACAAAAAAAGAACAATTTCCTCCCTAGCCCTACTactaaaattgaattaattaagGATAAAGTTTGTTAGAAACGTAACAACCAACTAATAATGATGTTAGTGTTTTGGCGGCatcatttttctatttaattagGAACAAATTCAAAGCCAGGGACTATATATGATTGGTGAAATGGTGAAGGTTCTTCACTAATAAAATGAATTCTTTTTTTAAGAGCCAGGAAAATCatatgcacatgaaaaacaaaacTGTTTATTTAATGGTGGAAACtcaggtgaagtcgacttcacgtgaagttgatactgAGAGtcattagatgatttgactgatttgactaaattttcatctaatggCTCTCAGATACCAATTTCACATTAGTTTTCACCTTATTTAATACATATTGGCACCTTGTTTTGATGATTTTGTTAGAAAGGAACttaattaataaagaaaaagcaaggggggaggggggggggggggtgaataattataaaaaatatttggacGGTTTCAAGATTATTATACTGACTCATGATCAAGAATCTTTCTTGGCAAATCAAACAAAGGGCCTTTGGGAAAAGTTGTCCGGGAAAATATTTCTGCAACGTTAGAGTTTCTGTGCTTCTCATCTCCTTCTCTTCCCCCTGATGCAAGATGGCTGCACACAAAGCAGAAGCTTGTTTCATGTAACCGAAATCTCACTGACACCGATCCCtgtaaattaaaattcaaataaagaCAATTTTATatctaacaataataatttgtTAGTATGTATATGTGGTTGAACCGATCCATAAGAGTTTAAATTAACGGTAATACTAGacagacaaaaaaaaaacaggtagaatttgtcttatttaacaataattaatgaatactaAATAAAACTTAGCGTTCGGTTAAACTAATTGTGGGGTTAATGAAATGTAATTTGTTTAATTAACTGTAGTTGACCTTGTTTCCTAAGCAGCCCATGATGCCACATCCAATACAAGAGACACTTGGATGGTGAATGAAAGGGCGAAGATCTTTCCTTGTCCACACAGATATGAAGACACCAACCATTTGCTTGCTTATGATACACTGGAATTCCTGTGGGCCTCCTTTccactcatcatcattttctGTCTTCTTGTTCAGAGCTTCCCTGATTAAGGAATTCCATTTGCTAGAAACCTCGCTGTTCTCTGATCCCAGAACGTTTGATGCCTTCAGAGGCACTATTTCTTGAAACCTGATGATCACTAattgttatttaatttctaaCTATGTAAATGAATAAGTAATTAAAGGCTACATACTTAGTTACTTACCCTAGTACATAGATGTCACAGGAGTTGTTGCATGTGTCCAACAAATCCTCCAAGTTCAAATCTTGGTGTGGTGCAACCCCACCTACGTTCCACGTGCTAACAAAAACCCTTGGATCACACACATACACCAgtaaagaaattaagaaaaaaggGGAAGTAGCACAagagattttaattttaagatttGAAGAAGCTAAGGCTTACTTGTAGTTGTACTTGTCGTAATCTGGATGATGAATGGATTGTTCATGAATGGACAACAAGGGTTGCTCATAAGTATGATGATAATCAGCGACAAAGTTGGTGCTTCCTAGCCTCTTCTTGAGAATCTTATTAACCACTAATGTAGGCCACATGGTCGGATCTATCTAGCTACCTAGCTTGACTGCATGCTTTTAATTTGGTGCGTGGCATCGTAAAGTGTTAGTTGGTGAGTGAATGAAAGGAATATATATAGTGAGATCAATAATCATGAATCATGATGGAGAAGAGCGAGAGAGAGATGTGACGTATAGATGATGTGCATTGTTGAATTCATTCCTTTACAATGTCCTagtgggagagagagagagagaaggaaatTTATGAGAAAAACATGGGTCTACTCTTCTCTGCACATTTGAATTCTTCTGTTTGTTTACTACAATTTATTGAACCATATCTTAATGTTTATCGCATATTTAAATTCTTCAACATGGCTGCAACTCCAAGTGGGATTAGATTAGTGTGGTCCATAGCAAACCAGGCATGCAAGTACcgcaaataataataataataataataagtcaCATATATCTTAATGATCATAATTAACCAAACTTGCATAATATATCTGAAAATATTAATTGTCTCCACGACTGAATTATTTGGTGAAAAATAATTTGACACATTTGTTATGTAGCATATCTGATGATCTTGCTAAATTTGTGACTTTAAGAGAAGATGTTGTCTCACGCACACCGTAAATATTTTGGTATTTAAAACATTTAAAACATTAACTACAAATGACTATTTGATAGCAAGTCATAATATCGAGaattacttaaataaaaatatatttacaaTCAATTTGAGTTGGTCTAATAATCAACTCACTTTTTCACTTAAGTAAATGTCaataattcaaatttattttatgtATGTAGTAACCTATATTAATAGTGAAcaaatctttaaataaaatttagatttataataaattaatttttgacctattaaatttaaaatatcgtAAAACAAAAACATTATATAAAAGATAGtagttaaaaattaaactattaaattattttatatatttaattaaactactaaatataatatttttcaatatcTAAGTTATCATTTTCGCCACATGAATATGAGTAACCGTATGTTATGTGTGTCTCCACATGTATGATTGAATTATAGAATAATACTAGAGAGACGATATCAGTgcaataattatttaatttaatttaccatttataattaattcttatatGTAACATTCGTAATTATTCACTATTATatctaatattatatatttattctagtaataattaataaatataaaaaaaagacagACTATGACTAcctatattttatactaataataactaattttaattgtTGATTTTGATATAAACCTAAATAGTTGATTCGAATGGTATTGCTCATAGCCTCATCGTATGGTAGGTTTATTCTTCTTTGTCATAGTTCGAATTCATTAAATTTATATCTGATATTAATTAATGAGAGTGTGTGTATAAATATTAGGATACATGCAAATTGACATTAAAAAAATGTAGTGTATATTTATTATATGTAAGAGTGATGTTTTGTATCTATATATAGCTGATAATTGATAATGAACataaaacaaaatgaaaaatctTATTTCTCGATAatgtacaaattaaataatgCTTTCATGAAGGAGAAAACGTAAGCTTTTGTTCCTTATTTTGGGTGCCATAAGATATCAATGGAACTAACGTCTGAATTCAGCTTgttttgattatatatatatagtatagtATAGAGTGCTTATAGCCTGGGGAAGATGTTCATGAACTTTTCCCGCGTGATCTTCTTGCTCCCTGAGCTTCGTTCTCTGTTTATTAGTAGTGTTAAttttagtcaccaaaaaaaaaaaaaaaattaacacacATAAATGATATTCTTTGCAATAATGCTTATGTTGATAGAAATTTCTTGAAAATGAATATTAAGATGACGTTCTACATTGATGATAAGTTAAATTATGAAATCAATTTTTCTTTTGTCAATAAATTTTCAttgattaataattagttaAAGACAATAGTATGTTTACAAGAGAGGATAATACATCAAATAATGACGATTACACAAGAGCTAAGCCTATCATTGCAAATTATGAAAACTACACGGCATTATTTTAATTGGTgtcaaattatattttatttgaatatagAGTAGAGATTTATAATTATATAGCATACTATTAGTATTACCAGTTCAATTAACTTTGATGCAATGATATTGTGTAAAAAGATTTATGTTATTTTCAgttaaatttatgtatttagataattattttgtACTAATTTATCAACATATCATTAAATATTTGTGTACCAATAGTAATTGACATATATGGATGAAGATctgtattttttgtttaattatttcttttatttgggTTTGATACTTACCGAAGGatggaaataaaataaaatttgtttgcTCGAAGAATTAGTCATTGAACTTCAATTCCAACctcataaaaatattaaatatttgtgtaaaaagttttatttacAGTCTAATaagtattaattattttatatataaactGAGTATTAGTAATATATGTATACAGAAAGTTTTTCGGTCTTCcgattttaataattttggcTAATAATTAGTCAACATTAATATTAAAgtgtttttaataaataaaatttattaatttatatgtataaattttgataaatataaatataaaatgtattgatttatatgtataaattatagtaaatataagtataattatatatatatatatatataaatacgagtataaattattattggctaaatactaatttaaaattataatctTTTTTTCTAAAGTTAAGAGGAAAACTTGAATTCATAACCTTTAAATGAAGGTAGAAACTCAACTGCAGtcaatttcacgtgaagttgatagtcgAGAGtcattagataaaaatttagtcaaatcggTTAAATTATCTAATAGCTCTCAGTTATCAATTTCACATAAAATCAACTGTACCTGAATTTTCACCTTAAATGAATATGAAAAAACTATACCATTTAAACTATAACTCATTaacaaattataatatttaCTAGTAATGTAATACTATTGTATCTTTCAAGAAGTTTTAACAAGGTTTtcacaaaaatatttgataagcCGTGTACCAATATATAATAATGCGCAGATAGAAAATGGAGGCAAGTCACATACTACGTACTATTCAGGGgtcatataatatatttttaataatatctaGTTGGCACCATCAATATATATACCCTTAATGCACTCTTTGATGATCAACGTTATTAGTTAATAGTTACCTCATTAGAATAACTTAATACAAATAATCAAGGACCAATCAATCTTTGCCGGCGTCTCGTTGGTGGACCAACGTTCTTGGTTTCTGCCTAATATTGTCATCACATTTATAATATACATTTAAAAATAATCatagattaattaaaaaatgtatcctttttccttcttctcatcacttttacttttgattattattttttatcaatttttttttctttaattagtAGACTAATGTGGCTGTGATTTTCTAACTGGAGTTAAAAAACAGCCGACATACTTGGCTGTGTTGTTGAAAGGAACCTCTTCTAAGACTGACTTTTGCATGATATAATTAGTTTAATGTTAAGCACCCAAAAATATGGgacaattattattaaataaactAAACTATATGTGCCTGAAATGTGAAGCAATACAATGAAACTGGATGTTGTTGCTTTGTGGATTATTATATAGTAAGCTATAAATGTTACTGATGATGATTGTCCGTACAAccttttcaatttgttttgtAAATAATTTTGATAAGAGGAAGGATAGGGAATTAATGGAGTATATGTATAATGTGTATGATGGGAGTTTAAAAATGTTTGATTCAGTAAGATatcagatgtttattatccctgaTATTTGGATGGTTATTTTGGATAGTATGGATATATAGAAATTAgtagtattttattttgaatatttatttttttaactcatTGAGCTAAATAAACAGTCCATTGTACAATTATACAAATATTCTATTGACTCTCTAGCGAGattcttttgataatttaaacTAATTAAGTACAAAATGTTGAGTGTTACTTTAGTGAAACTAGAGAAATTATTTGCTAACTATTATGcgaattttaacaaaaaaatttgttgGTTCGATATTTATTATTTAGGAGCAAAATCTACTTCTTTTTACAAGTAGTAATTTTTAAATGTGCATCAAAGGCTTTTTTTGAACAAGAccgaaaaaaagagaaatataaacTGAAATTTAAGTGCTTGAAgtgaaaagagaagaaagaaaaagagtacaTTACAGAAGGGTAATACTTGCTGAAAGGAAAATTATAgagaatttaaatgaaaaatatataaagacaTAGAAGGaatcttataaaaaataaagctTTTGACGGATTTAAAAAGTCTTTGGAGATGTAAAAAAGTTAGAGTGTTTTTTGAAACCGAATTTCAACATCTAtctcttataaatcttgtaTATTTATAGATTTTTTCAACCAAACAAATTTCATCACATGTTCCATAAACAAAACTTAAAAGATAACTGTCCCCGTTAGATATATATATTGTGAGACCATCTTCAATTGTGTTGACCGTCAATCCTAACGCTGTTTCAATTGCTCTATTTCACTTCGACAAACCTTATCGAACTAAATACCTTTTTACTTTTCTCCTATCGATAATCTTATTTCGACAAAAACTCATCACACAGGACAAGATTTATCATGTACAATCTTCGATGCCAATTGCACCATCttcaatttataatttattttattcgaCTAACACTAACCAACTTAAATTGGTCGAGTGGTCATTTCACTCGTCTACTTAAATAAGTATTGGGGATTTGAATCCTATCTTGTACATGTAGCAATTTATTAGTCAATGACATACTCTTAAATAGAACTCAAAACGGAACTCAAATCTATAACGAATTAGTAATATGAATTGCACTGCTCATTAATTACCGTa is a window from the Arachis stenosperma cultivar V10309 chromosome 3, arast.V10309.gnm1.PFL2, whole genome shotgun sequence genome containing:
- the LOC130967005 gene encoding type IV inositol polyphosphate 5-phosphatase 9 isoform X1 yields the protein MWPTLVVNKILKKRLGSTNFVADYHHTYEQPLLSIHEQSIHHPDYDKYNYKVFVSTWNVGGVAPHQDLNLEDLLDTCNNSCDIYVLGFQEIVPLKASNVLGSENSEVSSKWNSLIREALNKKTENDDEWKGGPQEFQCIISKQMVGVFISVWTRKDLRPFIHHPSVSCIGCGIMGCLGNKGSVSVRFRLHETSFCFVCSHLASGGREGDEKHRNSNVAEIFSRTTFPKGPLFDLPRKILDHDHVVLLGDLNYRISLPEESTRLLVEKGDWDSLLQNDQLMMELENGNMLRGWHEGPIKFAPTYKYFPNSDMYYGCCYHGKKAEKKRAPAWCDRIVWYGNGLKQLVYNRSESKLSDHRPVKAIFIAQVRVSTELRNLQTLFLSERFEHIKTPFGVSTTNDDFLCKKQLSFRL
- the LOC130967005 gene encoding type IV inositol polyphosphate 5-phosphatase 9 isoform X2, which gives rise to MWPTLVVNKILKKRLGSTNFVADYHHTYEQPLLSIHEQSIHHPDYDKYNYNTWNVGGVAPHQDLNLEDLLDTCNNSCDIYVLGFQEIVPLKASNVLGSENSEVSSKWNSLIREALNKKTENDDEWKGGPQEFQCIISKQMVGVFISVWTRKDLRPFIHHPSVSCIGCGIMGCLGNKGSVSVRFRLHETSFCFVCSHLASGGREGDEKHRNSNVAEIFSRTTFPKGPLFDLPRKILDHDHVVLLGDLNYRISLPEESTRLLVEKGDWDSLLQNDQLMMELENGNMLRGWHEGPIKFAPTYKYFPNSDMYYGCCYHGKKAEKKRAPAWCDRIVWYGNGLKQLVYNRSESKLSDHRPVKAIFIAQVRVSTELRNLQTLFLSERFEHIKTPFGVSTTNDDFLCKKQLSFRL